The Flavobacterium johnsoniae UW101 genomic interval TCATTTGATTTTATAACGGGAGAAATCGCAGCAATGGCACTTCCGCCGCAAATTGCAGTTCCGCAGGAAATTAAGTGTGATGTTTTTTTCTCTGTTTTAAGCCATTTCCCAAGAAGCAAACCAAAAATTATGGTGCTGAAAATAGAAAAAACGGTCAATACAAATCCTTCTTTTCCTGCTGATAATGCACTCGATGCGTTCATTCCAAAACCCAGACCGACTACTGAAAACTGTAATAAGAAAGTTATGGCTTTGTGATTGAATTCTATAAATGGATTTCCAAAAACATTCACAATGATAACTCCAAGTAATAATGCCACTGGAGGTGAAATAATCGAAAACAGACACAAAAGAACAATTGCTGCAAAAATGATCTGCTGTAAATAATGATTAATTTCAAATAGTTGTGATGCGGATTGTTGTTTTGTTTTCAAAATAGGATAATTGATAATTACCCTGCAAAGTTCCAACGATTAAATGATAATCGCCAATCGTAAAATACAATTGACTATAACTTCAAGTTATAGTGATTCGCAATGTTTTGAATAAACAATTCTGACAAAGGATCAGATTTTCCTAGTAAAGTGATAATATAAAAGTACCTTTCTATGGATAATTTCTCAACATCCAGAACAATTAATTCTTTGTTTTTCAATTCTTTGCTTACGGCATGAATAGACATAAAGGCAAAACAATCTGAATTGAGAAGATACGATTTTATACTTTCTGTACTTCCTAACTGCATTTCAATCTGCAGGTCGCTAAATTTTAAACCGACATTTTTAAGTGCAAATTCTATAACTTCAAGTGTTCCAGATCCGCGTTCACGAGTAATGAATTTCATTGATTTTAAATCGTTTACTGAAATTTCATTTTGTTTTACAAACGAATTTTTACTACTGCATACTAAAACTAATTCGTCTTTTAAAAAGGGAATGTATTTGATAGATTGATTTTTTGACTGCCCTTCGACAATTCCAATTTCGATTTCTTTATTAATTAAAGCATTTTCAATTTGTTCTGTATTTCCGTTTAACAAATTGACTTTTATATCTTTCTGCTTTTGATGAAAACGGGCCAAAACTGGAGAAATAATATATTGCGAAATGGTTGTACTTGCTCCTAATCTCAGTAATCCTTGACGTTCGCTGATAAAGGAACTCATTTCAAAATCTATTTCGCGGTAAATTTCGAAAATTTCTTTTGTATGCTTTAGCAAAATTTCTCCAGCTGGAGTTAACGCGATTTTAGAACCGTTTCGTTCAAAAAGTTTTGTTTTATAGGTTTCTTCGAGTTCCTGAATATGTTTTGAAACTGCTGGCTGTGTAATATACAATTCAGTAGCCGCCTTAGTGAAATTAAGACGCAGCGCAACGGTATAAAATACTTTCAGCCTGAAATCCATAATTATATTTTTTTAAATTCGTAATCTTCTTTTCTCTGTATTTCTTTTAAAAATAAAATAATTTCAAAATTTACAACAAAAGTTCAGGTCGATACTCAAAATGCATTGTGTCATAATGTTTCCAATTTCCTCCCCAAATAAAGCCATATTTTTCAAAAATTGAAACTAACTTGAGGGGAATTTGATTTCTATATGAAAGCGTAACTTCTTCATTTTTGCATTTACAATCCCATTGCCAGTAATTAGAATTTTTGACATTAATATCTATTGTCATTCCATAACTATGCATACTCAATCGATTTGTTCCTGAAATTTTTCTCCAATTAAATGTTCCTCCAATAACATTAATGTATTTTTTAAATTCTGGATTATTATCTAATTCTGCTGAGAGTTTTTTTACTATTTTATCAATTCCATTTACGGTTGTTACTTTTACTTTTTGATTGGCTAATTTCGGACACCAAATAATTTCAGTCATTTTTGATTCAACTTCTGATTTCGAATTTCCGTAGATTTTCTTAAAAAAAGCTTCATTTCGAATTCTTCCTGCATCTTCCTTTGGAATTAAATTCTTATCTGCTTTATTATAAACAAACTTAAATTGATCCTCAATATCAGGATTATCTAATAATTCCTGATTCGTTTTATTTTTAAAATCATCATAAATTAAGCTTGACTTATCACTAAAAATAATTTTATTGTCCTTATAATCAACAATTTGATCTGGATATGCTTTAATTAATTTTTGAACATTCAATGGAATTTCTTGAGAAAAAGCATTATGAAATATAAGGATAAAAAAAAAGAATCGTTTCATTTAAAAACGTTTTAATTGTGAAGAACTAAAAGTCCATTCTGGTGTTTGCAGAGAGGTTCCAAAATCTACAGCGTACCAAGGACTCAACGAACTATTATTTGGATTTTTCAAAATTTGAATTTCCTGTGCCGGCATATAGCTTTGTGCTAAAAGCATAATTTTTTGATTGTTTTTTGGATTCACAGCCATATCAACTACAATAACAGCGTGACCTGGAAAGCCTCCTTTTATAAAAACATCCCCTATTTTTATGTCTAAAGCATTAATTGGTTTCAATTCTTTTTCTAACGAAGCCGTTCCTGCATACATAAAAACCTTCTCTAAGTATTTCCAATAAGTTTCATAACTGTCGGATGGTTTTGCAGTTTTAATCCAGCTGGTTTTATTTCCTTTAATTGCAATTCTGTAACCTGCAGCCCATTTACTAAAATCGGCTCGAAAACCATTTGTAAAATTAAAATGTATTTTATCGTACTGCTTTTGGCTATAAAAATAATCTGCTCGTAAACGCATCACAGCATCAGCACATTGATGCAAATCCTGTTTCCCAATGGGTAAATCCACAACCGCTTCATAAACATTTCGATTTGGCTTTGTAGTTCCATCAAAATACAAAACATTTGAACCCAATGGTTTTAATGGAAGATTTCGTAAAAAATAATCAAACGAAGTTTTAGATTCTTCTTCTCTCACAAATCCCTGAGGCAGTTGAAAACGCTGCTGAATCGTGTTTTCAAAAAGATTGGTTTTATTGGTATTATTTGTCTCTGAAAATGAAAAAAAACAAAAAATTACCATCAAAATTGCTGCGATAAAAAAGAATTTAACTTTCATAATTTTATACTTTAAATTACAATCACAAGATTACAAAATGTCAGAAGGAATTCAATTATATTTATCACAACAATCCATTATACTTTCTAACAAACCATTCTGTCGTTAATAAAGCGGCAATTAAAATCAATAACCAAACCCAGTCTATAATTGGAGTTTTGGTTGATACATTTTTTTCGATTGATTTGTATTCTTTATTCTCTAAAAGTGTATTAATCAAATCTTCTTCCTCGTTTTCAAAAAAGGCTTTCCCATTGGTTTGTAAGGCCAATTGTTTCAATTTTAAAACATCAGGATTTACAAATTGCTTTTCGATATCAAAATCTAAAATTTCGAAATGACTAGAATATGAAGTGTTCGAATTTAATTCTTTTACTGTAAAATTGTATTTCCCTGCTGTTAACCCTTCTAAATTTACAGAGAAAGAATTATTTCCTTTTAATAAGTCGTAGTTTTTTGCTTGTTTGGTTTCGGCATTTGTAACCGTAATTGTTAATCTTGCCTTTTCATCAAACTCATAATTTTTATTGAAATACTGCGCATTGATTACAATATCTTCTCCAGAATTATAAAAGTTTTCGTGTGTTACAACCAAAGATTTTTTTGAAGCCGAAGTTGCTAAATATTGGATTACTTTGTCTACAAAAACATCGTATTTCTCAAACAACTGATTATCGATATGACTCTGTAAGCGCCATTTCCAGCTGTTTTCTCCTAAAAGAAAAGCTGTTCGTTTTCCCTGGTTTTCGGCAAAAGCCAATAAAGGCGCATTTGTAGAAACATTTCTAATTTTTGAAGAAAGTAAAACTGAAACATTTCCGTTTGTTGAAATTGTTCCGAATAAATTCTGCAAAGGCGGGAAATTTTCAAATCCGATATTATCTATAGCAAATAAATTAAACTGCGATTGAAATTCAGACAAATAATCTTCGACTTGTCCGCTCATTTTGAAAACCAGATTGTTTTGCTGCTGATTCAGGAAATTAAAATCAGTGCTGTTTCCGGTTATAATAAAAGTGTTTCTTCCTGCTGCTTTATTGTTATCAAAAACCTGTTTGAAGGATGAATTTGGCTGATATAAAACCAAAACCGAAGCTTCCTGTAACTGACTAATATCGTTTGGCTTAACCAATATTACTTTACGCTGTGCATTAACTTCTACCGCACGTTTTAAAGCTGCGATATCTGGATGATTTATAGAAGAAACAATGGCAATTGTAGATTTTTGATCGATTATTTCTACAGCAAAATTTTTGATGTTATTGTAACTGTTTTTCTCTTTTGCGTTTGAAGATATATTGGCTCTAAAAATTTGCAGTCCAACCTTATCAGCCGGCAAAAGTAAATTTAAAGAGGCTGTTTTTTTAGACGATGAAAAAGAAACTTTTTCTTTTGCCACAACAGAATTTCCCTGTGAAATTGTAAAATCTGCCGTTACTGGTTTGTCTCCTGCATATTGTAGAAAAACTTCTACGGGAAATTTATTTTTATGAAAAGCGTATTTATTTACGTTCAGCTGATTTATTTTTAAATCAAAAAACGTGGTTGTGTCTCCCACAACCAAAGGATAAACTTTATTAGCAGGATCGAATCTATAAACGTAGTCGTTTCCTGTAGTTTGATTTCCATCAGTAATAATAACCGTTGGGAAAGTCAGGTTTTTGTTGATGCTTTTTAAATTCTTGGCAGCTTCGTCCAGATTAGTCTGGTTTCCTTTAAAATCAAATTTATCTGATGTTTTAAATTCATCATCAAATTGATAAGACTGAATTTCGAATTTTTCTTTTAAAGCTGGATTGGATATTAATTTTTGGTATAATTCAAGGGCTTTTTTATCTGATTTTAAAGCAGCGATTGAACTTGAATTATCTACGGCAATTGCCAAAGGTGTTTTGGTAATTTGAAGCGAACTTTTAGAAATTATCGGATTTATCAATAAAACCAACAATCCAAAAATGACCAGAAAACGTAAAAAAGCCAAAAACCAAATCAGATTTGATTTGTTTTTGGCTTTATAAAAGTATTGAAAGTACGACAAACCACCCGCTATTACTAAAGAAAGTAATAATAATAAAATCGTGTTTGTAGTCATATTTAATTTGGGTTTATAGTTTTTAGTTTATAGTTTTTGGCTGCAGAACAATAAACAACAAACCACAAACAAGTAACATATTAGGTAAGCATTCCTCCACAAACATTAAGAACTTGTCCTGTAATGTAAGCACTCATGTCTGAAGCTAAGAAAAGACAAGCGTTTGCTACATCTTCTGTTGTTCCGCCGCGTTTCAACGGAATTCCTTCTCTCCATCCTTTTACTACATCTTCAGATAATTTTGCAGTCATTTCAGTTTCAATGAAACCTGGAGCAATTGCGTTGCAGCGAATATTACGAGAACCTAATTCTAAAGCTACTGATTTTGTAAAACCAATTGCTCCGGCTTTTGAAGCAGCATAGTTTGTCTGCCCTGCGTTTCCAGAAACTCCAACAACAGAACTAATATTGATAATAGATCCTGCACGTTGTTTTAAGAAAGTTTTTTGGATTGCTTTTGTCATATTGAAAACAGATTTCAAGTTAACATCAATAACTTGGTCGAAATCAGCTTCAGACATACGCATAAGTAAGTTATCTTTTGTAATTCCGGCATTGTTAATTAAAATATCAACAGTTCCAAAATCAGCTAAAACTGCATCAACAAAAGTTTGTGCTTCATTAAAATCAGCTGCGTTAGATTGGTAACCTTTTGCTTTTACTCCTAAAGCATTTAATTCTTTTTCAAGAGCTTCAGCAGACGCTGCAGATGAACTATATGTAAATGCTACATTTGCTCCGTGTTTAGCAAAAACTTCTGCAATTCCTTTACCAATTCCGCGGCTAGCGCCAGTAATGATTGCTACTTTTCCTTCTAGTAATTTCATATTTAAAATTAGATTTAACTTTTATTTGTCTTAAATCCTAAATCAGCTTTTATCTTTTAAATAATTAAAGACTTATTTGATCGAGGTTCCGAACGACTTGTCAAATATATGATAATTCCTTTTTTTAAAAAAATATCATTTACGATTCATTTAAAATTCCAAATGCCAAAGGCGATTATTTGGCATTCATAAAATAAAATACCAGTAGTGTTTTCTACTGGTATTCTCTATGTATTTATTTTCTATTCTTTTAAATTTTAACCAATTTTAATAGGATCTGGTTCTGGAAACGGATCTGGAAATGGTGTACTTGCACAGCCTTCTATAAAACATGGATTCTCTGGCGAAATTATCATTGCACATGGTGTTGTGCAGATAACTATTTCTGGACCGCCGCCAATAATATTTTTTTGTTCTTCTCTTCCGAGAACTTCAACTCCTTTGAAATTTAAAATTGTTTTTAACATAATGATTAAGTTGTTTGATGTTTGTATACTCAATGCTTTTTGTCCGTTGAGTTTCAGACAGAATTTTAACCTAAATCGTTAATTTTCAATTATAAAAATAAGAAATTATTTCTTTTTTATAAATAAATAACAAGATTTTATTTTCAATTTTAAAATAAAAAAAGCAGCTCAAAAATGAACTGCTTTTCCCAAAATAAAAATTAAAACTAAAACTAATTTAATCTATAAATGATAAAAAATAGTACTCCCAATATCACTGCTGAAATCAATATACTATACATTGACGATTGCAGTTGTACTGTACCATTTATTTTATCTTCTCTTTTTTGTCTTACTAAATTGGCAGTCATAAACGGTATAATTAATGCAATAGAGAGATATAAATAATATCTTGTATAATCAGGATACAATTCTGATGTAACTAATAGTAACAAACCCCAAAAAAAGATGATAATACTCGCTGGTGTAATTATTTTTTTCATTGTTTATTTTAGTTTAAAAAAGCAGCTCAATAATTGAACTGCTTTTTAGTTTATAAATTATAACTGATATGTTGTGGTTCTAAAACTACTAGAAGCACTTGTCATTGTATAAATTGTATTAATAAAAGAAATTGTGAAATTTTCCTTTTTAATGTACATACCTGCAGGAGTAAAGAACTCTGCGTCAAGGTCTTTTAAGAATGCTGGAGCAGGAATAATTGCTGAACCATTATCCCATGAATCATGATTAAATACTAATGTTTTAGCTGTATTATTTGGAGTTGTCGTAAAGTTATGATAAACAGATGGTCTTCCTCCATTAAAACGATATTCAATGTAATTTCCAAAAGCAGAATTAAAATAAATCTGAATTCTGGCTATAGATTGATTTGCTGGTAATGCAGCATTTGCTTTTAAAATTAATGATCTGAAGTAATTAGAAGTTGTTGGTGCTGAATATAAATTAGCCGCTATATAAGATATAACAAATTGAGGCTGACCGTCAATACCTTTTTTGTAATCATCAGTTATTACAGGCGGTACAGTTGTATACTTAATAGTTGCTTTTACACCTCCTGTTCCTGTTGAAACAAAAGTATCATCAGTACTGTTATAGCTAAAATTAGTTAATTTTTGTCCTTTAACTTCAACTGGCGGTTCAACAACTGCTCCTGCTGGAGTAAAGGCAAAAGACATATTAATCAAATCATTACTGCCAGGTACTAAAGATGCTGCTACTCCAAAACGAGCATCTGGATTATAATCTAAATCATAATTTTGCACTGCAGCTCCATCGTTAATTTCTAACAATCTGAATAATGGACTTGTAATTTCTCCTGTTATTGCTTCTATTACTGGGGTATTATCATGCAGATCATCCCAGTCTTTTGCTGTAGCTTTTTTAAATCTCAGCTCCTGAAAACTTCTATTGGTTCTAAAAATGATTTCTCCATTTTCCTGACCATAGTAGAAAAACTGAAAGTCTCCAAGATGTCCTTTCCCAACAAGTGCCGGAGTTGGATAATTATCTGATTCTGATAAAAGATGTATTCTGTTAGCAGTTGTAAAAACTAAACTCACTGCACTTCCTAATTGAATATCATACTGACTTCTGTGAATATCTGTATCATCATCAAAATCTGATGCCATATCAACTTTTCCGTCTGGCAAAAATTTAAATAAATGCGTCCATGCTCCTAATTGAGTGCTGTCTGTATAATAAACAGCTTTCCAACCGTCTGCAGAAGAAAGTAATAAATCGTTTAGTTCTTTTTTTCTTGCATTTAATCTTTCAATTGGACTTTCGTCAAATTTTGGATCAGCTTCTGTACTTGTACATGCTCCCATAATAACAGCCACAAGACCAACTAAGAGGAACTTATATATATGTTTTATTTTCATAATATTGATTTTATAATTAGATTATTACAAGTCTTAATTGTTGATAACTGTGGTTGTATTTTTTTGCGCTTCGTCTCTTAAAGCGTAAAAATCCATTCCGAAATTATCTTTATAATACTGAACTACAATTGCTTCTTTCTTTTTAAGGTTTGCTTTTGCTGTTGCATCTGTAACACTTGCCAAAATTGCATCGTATTCTGCTTTTGAACTTGTTAAGATTATTGAAGCTGTTTCGGCAAAATCTTCGTAAATATTCAATCTCGCATAATTAGTTATAAAACCTAAAGCTCTTGAAGCAGCATCTGTATAAATATACCAGCTTGATGTATATCCTGCTGGTGTTAATTTTGCC includes:
- a CDS encoding LysR family transcriptional regulator; the encoded protein is MDFRLKVFYTVALRLNFTKAATELYITQPAVSKHIQELEETYKTKLFERNGSKIALTPAGEILLKHTKEIFEIYREIDFEMSSFISERQGLLRLGASTTISQYIISPVLARFHQKQKDIKVNLLNGNTEQIENALINKEIEIGIVEGQSKNQSIKYIPFLKDELVLVCSSKNSFVKQNEISVNDLKSMKFITRERGSGTLEVIEFALKNVGLKFSDLQIEMQLGSTESIKSYLLNSDCFAFMSIHAVSKELKNKELIVLDVEKLSIERYFYIITLLGKSDPLSELFIQNIANHYNLKL
- a CDS encoding M15 family metallopeptidase, whose translation is MKRFFFFILIFHNAFSQEIPLNVQKLIKAYPDQIVDYKDNKIIFSDKSSLIYDDFKNKTNQELLDNPDIEDQFKFVYNKADKNLIPKEDAGRIRNEAFFKKIYGNSKSEVESKMTEIIWCPKLANQKVKVTTVNGIDKIVKKLSAELDNNPEFKKYINVIGGTFNWRKISGTNRLSMHSYGMTIDINVKNSNYWQWDCKCKNEEVTLSYRNQIPLKLVSIFEKYGFIWGGNWKHYDTMHFEYRPELLL
- a CDS encoding DUF4846 domain-containing protein, giving the protein MKVKFFFIAAILMVIFCFFSFSETNNTNKTNLFENTIQQRFQLPQGFVREEESKTSFDYFLRNLPLKPLGSNVLYFDGTTKPNRNVYEAVVDLPIGKQDLHQCADAVMRLRADYFYSQKQYDKIHFNFTNGFRADFSKWAAGYRIAIKGNKTSWIKTAKPSDSYETYWKYLEKVFMYAGTASLEKELKPINALDIKIGDVFIKGGFPGHAVIVVDMAVNPKNNQKIMLLAQSYMPAQEIQILKNPNNSSLSPWYAVDFGTSLQTPEWTFSSSQLKRF
- the fabG gene encoding 3-oxoacyl-[acyl-carrier-protein] reductase encodes the protein MKLLEGKVAIITGASRGIGKGIAEVFAKHGANVAFTYSSSAASAEALEKELNALGVKAKGYQSNAADFNEAQTFVDAVLADFGTVDILINNAGITKDNLLMRMSEADFDQVIDVNLKSVFNMTKAIQKTFLKQRAGSIINISSVVGVSGNAGQTNYAASKAGAIGFTKSVALELGSRNIRCNAIAPGFIETEMTAKLSEDVVKGWREGIPLKRGGTTEDVANACLFLASDMSAYITGQVLNVCGGMLT
- a CDS encoding DUF4302 domain-containing protein, with amino-acid sequence MKIKHIYKFLLVGLVAVIMGACTSTEADPKFDESPIERLNARKKELNDLLLSSADGWKAVYYTDSTQLGAWTHLFKFLPDGKVDMASDFDDDTDIHRSQYDIQLGSAVSLVFTTANRIHLLSESDNYPTPALVGKGHLGDFQFFYYGQENGEIIFRTNRSFQELRFKKATAKDWDDLHDNTPVIEAITGEITSPLFRLLEINDGAAVQNYDLDYNPDARFGVAASLVPGSNDLINMSFAFTPAGAVVEPPVEVKGQKLTNFSYNSTDDTFVSTGTGGVKATIKYTTVPPVITDDYKKGIDGQPQFVISYIAANLYSAPTTSNYFRSLILKANAALPANQSIARIQIYFNSAFGNYIEYRFNGGRPSVYHNFTTTPNNTAKTLVFNHDSWDNGSAIIPAPAFLKDLDAEFFTPAGMYIKKENFTISFINTIYTMTSASSSFRTTTYQL